One Phaseolus vulgaris cultivar G19833 chromosome 2, P. vulgaris v2.0, whole genome shotgun sequence DNA window includes the following coding sequences:
- the LOC137811570 gene encoding internal alternative NAD(P)H-ubiquinone oxidoreductase A1, mitochondrial-like — MAWLRNLSTKFSTMMKASSSSSTRTPKTTYPFSFTFLSHFSTNPIEEKPCVKPIVENSGLEPTRAHEKPRVVVLGTGWAGCRLLKGLDPSVYDIVSVSPRNHMVFTPLLASTCVGTLEFRSVAEPIGRIQPAISREPGSYFFLANCTHIDAHNHMVHCETVTEGVETIAPWKFTISYDKLVIALGSQPSTFGIQGVKEHAFFLREVHHAQEIRRKLLLNLMLSDVPGISEEEKQRLLHCVVVGGGPTGVEFSGELSDFITRDVRQRYVHVKDYIRVTLIEANEILSSFDDRLRRYATKQLTKSGVRLVRGIVKDVKAHKIVLSDGSEVPYGLLVWSTGVGPLPIIQSLDLPKAPGGRIGVDEWLRVPSVHDVFSIGDCSGFVESTGRQTLPALAQVAERQGKYLAALLNKIGKAGAGHANCAKEIEFGDPFVYKHLGSMATIGRYKALVDLRQGKEAKGLALAGFLSFFIWRSAYITRVVSWRNRFYVFINWITTVVFGRDISRL, encoded by the exons ATGGCTTGGTTAAGAAACCTCTCCACCAAGTTTTCCACTATGATGAAAGCATCCTCATCATCATCAACTCGAACACCCAAAACCACATACCCATTTTCATTCACTTTCCTCTCCCACTTCAGCACCAACCCCATTGAGGAAAAGCCTTGTGTTAAGCCCATTGTTGAGAATTCGGGTCTGGAACCAACAAGGGCCCATGAGAAACCACGTGTGGTGGTGCTGGGCACAGGGTGGGCTGGGTGCAGGCTCCTGAAGGGTTTGGACCCGAGTGTCTATGACATAGTTTCTGTTTCACCTCGCAACCACATGGTGTTCACCCCCCTTTTGGCCTCTACTTGTGTTGGAACTCTTGAGTTTAGATCCGTTGCTGAACCCATTGGAAGGATCCAACCAGCTATTTCTAGAGAGCCTGGTTCTTATTTCTTCCTAGCCAATTGTACTCACATTGATGCACATAACCATATG GTGCACTGTGAGACTGTAACTGAAGGAGTAGAGACAATAGCTCCCTGGAAATTCACAATCTCATATGATAAGCTAGTAATTGCATTAGGGTCACAGCCTTCCACTTTTGGAATTCAAGGAGTCAAAGAACATGCTTTTTTTCTTAGAGAAGTTCACCATGCACAGGAAATTCGTAGGAAGCTCCTCCTCAACTTGATGCTATCTGATGTTCCAG GGATTTCGGAAGAGGAGAAACAAAGGCTTTTGCACTGTGTGGTTGTGGGGGGTGGTCCTACTGGAGTTGAGTTCAGTGGTGAGCTTAGTGATTTCATCACGAGAGATGTTCGTCAAAGATATGTCCATGTGAAAGATTACATTCGTGTGACCTTAATTGAG GCAAATGAGATATTGTCTTCCTTCGATGACCGGCTCAGGCGATATGCTACCAAGCAATTGACAAAG TCAGGAGTTCGTCTTGTTCGTGGCATTGTGAAAGATGTTAAAGCTCATAAGATTGTCCTTAGTGATGGTTCTGAGGTTCCATATGGGTTGCTGGTATGGTCCACTGGTGTTGGTCCGTTGCCTATAATTCAATCTTTGGATCTCCCAAAAGCTCCTGGAGGAAG GATTGGTGTTGATGAGTGGCTTCGTGTTCCTTCGGTACATGATGTGTTCTCAATAGGTGACTGCAGTGGATTTGTTGAAAGTACTGGAAGACAAACACTTCCTGCACTAGCCCAA GTGGCAGAGAGGCAAGGTAAATATTTAGCAGCTCTGTTAAACAAAATTGGTAAAGCAGGTGCAGGCCATGCAAACTGTGCAAAAGAAATAGAATTTGGGGATCCATTTGTTTACAAGCACCTTGGAAGCATGGCGACTATTGGTAGATACAAGGCCCTTGTTGACCTTAGACAGGGCAAG GAGGCAAAAGGATTGGCCCTAGCAGGatttcttagtttttttatttggcGTTCTGCGTATATCACCCGCGTTGTTAGCTGGAGGAACAGATTCTATGTATTTATCAACTGGATTACAACTGTTGTATTTGGCCGTGATATAAGCAGACTATGA